Genomic window (Lewinellaceae bacterium):
GCGACACCATGGACGCCTCGGCATACATCTCCGTTTGCCGCCAGATCATGAAGCAATTTCCTCGCTGCAAAAAGGCCATCACTACCCTGCGCGGCAGCATCAGCGCCTCGCACAACAGCTGGACCGGGGTGTTGTACGACGGCAAAAAGCTCTACGAAGCGCCTACCTATCAGATCACCCATATCGTCGACCGGGTCGGCGGCGGCGACAGCTTCATGGGCGGCCTGATCTACGGCCTGATCAACCATCCGGAGGACGGCCAGCAGGCGCTGAACTTCGCCGTGGCCGCTTCCTGCCTGAAGCACACCATTTATGGGGACGCCAACCTGGCTACCCTGGCGGAGGTGAACAACCTGATGAAGGGGGATGCGAGTGGAAGGGTGAGCCGGTAGGAATTTGGGATTTTTGACGTGTGATTTTTGATTTGCGATGTGTGGCCGTCCACCTGGCCAGCCTGCGGCAAGCAAATCGCACGTCAAAAATCAAAAATCAAAAATTTATAGTTTCATACATTACTTAGTCGTTTGGCTGCCCTTCGGGTGCAGCCAAACCTTTTAAGACAAAAAAATGGCAAGATTTACGCGTATACAAGTTGCACAGGCGATGGCCGAAACGGGCATGGTGCCGCTGTTCTACCACTCCGATGTGGAGCTGGGAAAAAAGGCTATAGCCGCTTGCTACCGGGGCGGAGCGAGATTACTCGAATTCACCAGCCGGGGCGATTTCGCCCACGAGGTATTCGGAGAGCTGAACAAATACTGCGCCCGAGAGCTGCCGGAAATGATCATGGGGGTGGGCTCGGTGACGGATGCAGCGGCGGCCTCCCTTTACATGCAGTTGGGCGCCAATTTCGTGGTAACGCCTGTGCTGCGGGAAGACATCGCCCTGGCATGCAACCGGCGCAAAGTGCTCTGGTCTCCCGGCTGCGGCTCCCTGGCGGAAATCGCCCGGGCGGAGGAGCTGGGTTGTGAGATTGTCAAGCTGTTCCCGGGCGGGACTTACGGCCCCGGGTTTGTAAAGGACATCAAGGGGCCCCAGCCCTGGACGAGCGTGATGCCCACCGGCGGCGTCTCCCCTACCCTGGAGAGCCTGAAAGCCTGGTTCGATGCCGGCGTCACCTGCGTTGGCATGGGTTCCAAACTGATATCCGGCGACATTCTAAAATCCGGCGATTTCGAAATGCTGGAAAAGCGGACACGGGATGCGCTGGGGATTATTCGGGGGTTGAAGGGGTGAAGGCTTGGACTGAGCTTGAGGGGTGTACGGTGTACGTGCCGGGAAGAGCTTGAGGGGTGTAGGGTGTACGTGCCGGGATGGGGCGTGGTGGGGAAGATGGGGACTGTTCAAAGTTCAGGGTTCAGGGTTCAGGGTTCGAAGTCCGAACGCTGGTTTCCAGGGTACCTTAAACTTCGAACACAGAACTTTGAACGGTCCCGAGGATTGCCTTCCTGCCGAAGCAAGGTCAACTAATGAACAAAGAACTCACATGACATGCATAGCAAAACATCAAAATTATTTATCCTTTTTGTTCTAAGCCTGGCCATCCTGAGCAGCTGCGGGAAGATTTCCAAAGTCAAATACCTGAAGCTGGCCCATGGGCTCGACAATTCCCATCCGGTGCACAAGGGCATGGAGTATATGGCCGAGCGGGTCGCGGAGAAGTCGGACGGGCGGTTGCAGATCGAAATCTACCCCAGCCAGCAACTGGGCACGGAGCGCCAATGCCTGGAGTTGCTGCAGATCGGCAGCCTGGCAATGACCAAAGTTTCGGCGGCGGTCATGGAAAATTTCGCGCCCAATATCCAGGTGCTTAGCCTGCCCTACATCTTCCGGGATAAAGAGCACGGCTTCAAAGCCCTGGATGGGGAAGTCGGGAAAAAGCTGCTGGTGCAGGGTGAAAAATACTGGCTCCGGGGGCTCACCTACTTTGATGCCGGACAGCGGTCTTTTTATTCTAAAAAGCCGATACGGACCCCGGATGACCTCCAGGGCATGAAGATCAGGGTACAGGAAAGCGTAACGGCCATCAACCTGGTGCGCGCACTGGGCGGCGCCCCGACGCCGATCTCCTGGGGCGAGCTCTATACCGCATTGCAGCAAGGCGTGGTCGATGGGGCCGAAAACAACCCGCCCAGTTTTTTCATTTCCCGCCACTATGAAGTCTGCAAGTATTATACCTTAAACGAACATACCTCTGTGCCCGACATGCTGATCATTGGCACCGTGGCCTGGAACCGGCTAACCCCCCAAGAGCAGGAGTGGTTGCAGGAAGCTGCTTACGAAGCCACCATTTACCAGCGGAAGCTGTGGGCCGAAGCGGAACAACACGCTCTGGACGAAGTGCAAAAAGCCGGCGTAGAGATCATCTACCCGGACAAAACCCTTTTTGCCGAAAAGACCAGAAGCATACTGGAAAGCTATAAAGACAAGCCGGAAATGTACCAAATCATTCAGGAAATTCAAGCCGTAGAGTAATGCGAGATCGAATCGACAAAATACTGGGGAACTTCCTCGCCCTGCTCATGGGCATCATGACCCTCGATGTGCTGTGGGGCGTTTTCACCCGCTACGCCATGGGCAGCCAGGCCAGTTGGACCGAAGAGCTGGCCCGCTTCCTGCTGATCTGGATTGGCATCCTGGGAGCGGCCTACGCCGCCGGGAAAAACATGCACCTTTCCATCGACCTGCTGATGCCCAAATTGCAGGAAAAAGGAAAAAAGCAATTGTACCGGATAATCAGCTTGCTGATCATCGCCTTTGCCTTCACAGTCATGGTCATTGGCGGTATCCGGTTGATCTACATCACCCAGGTGCTGGGGCAGTTGTCGCCGGCCCTGCGCATACCTATGGCAGTGGTATATAGCGTAGTGCCCCTGAGCGGGATTCTGGTTATCTACTATAAAGCCAGCAATATGGTTGGATACGATCAACTGCATCAATAACGAGCCACAGGAATGTAGCCGTTCCGGAAAACTTTAAACAATGGAAATACTGATCCTCGTCCTTTCTTTTCTCATACTGCTCTCCATCGGCGTGCCCGTTGCCTGGAGCATCGGCATCAGCAGCCTGCTGACCATGATGGTAGGCATTCCGGCCATCCCGGCATTTACGACGGTCACCCAGCGGATGGCCACCGGGCTGGACAGTTTTGCCCTGCTGGCCATTCCCTTTTTCATCCTGGCCGGGCAGATCATGAACCGGGGAGGCATCGCCCGCCGCCTGGTCAAATTTGCCAAAACGCTGGTGGGTTCGCTGCCGGGAGGATTGGCCCATGTCAACATCATAGCTGCTATGTTATTCGGGGCCATTGCCGGTTCAGCGGTGGCAGCTGCTTCGGCCATCGGCAGCTTCATGACCGACGAAATGGAGAAAGAAGGATACAGCCGGGAATTCGCCGCTGCGGTCAACATCACTTCCTCCACGACCGGCCTGACCATCCCGCCCAGCAACATTCTGATCGTTTACTCCCTGGCCAGCGGAGGAGTTTCCATTGCCGCCCTCTTCCTGGCGGGTTATGTGCCGGGCATCCTTACCGGAGTTTTCCTGATGATCGTCTCGGCGATATGGGCTAAAAGGAAAGGGTTTCCCGCAGGGAAGCGCAGCAAATTGAGCGAAGTCTTTCGCAGTTTTCTCGATGCCTTTCCCAGTTTGCTGCTGCTGGTGGTGGTTATCGGCGGCATTGTAGCCGGCATTTTCACCGCCACCGAAGCCTCGGCCGTCGCCGTGCTCTATTGCCTGGTGTTGACTTACCTTTACAAAGAAGTGTCTATGAAAGATGTGCCGGGCATTTTCCTGGATTCGGTAGGCACCACAGCCATCGTCATGCTGCTCATCGGCACCTCCATGAGCATGTCCTGGATCATGGCCTACGAAGATATTCCGCAGAACATCACCTCAATCCTGCTATCGATTAGCGACAGCAAAGTTGTGATCCTGCTGATCATCAACCTCACCCTGCTCTTCGTCGGCATATTTATGGATATGACCCCTGCTGTTCTCATCTTCACGCCCATTTTTCTGCCGGTGGTTACCGAGATGGGCATGGACCCTACCCATTTCGGGATCATCATGGTGCTGAACCTCTGCATCGGCCTGTGCACGCCTCCGGTCGGTTCAGTGCTGTTCGTCGGGGTGGGCATCGCCGGCACGACCATAGAAAAGGTGGTCCGCCCCCTGCTGCCCTTGTTCATTGCCATGATCGTGGCGTTGATGCTCGTTACGTATATACCGGGGCTGAGTTTGTGGCTGCCGAGGGCGTTTGGGTTTTAAGAGGAGCGAAATGATGCCTTAAATCCTGCCACTAAAGCACAAAAACACCAAATCCGCACTAAATTTTTCGTGGGATTTCGTGCCCCAACCCTGTGGGTACGGGGTGTTTTTGTGGCAATCTTAAGCGGGAATTGCTGGGGCACGCAGGGAAGCGGAGCCCCAGGTTCAGCCTCAACAATATAACGATATGACGATACAACAATTTGACCATCAAAAGCGCACAAAAGCGATCCATTCAAAATTCTACAGAGGCCATGAAAAACAAGCTATTAAAAGTACACCCTAAAGATAACGTCATCGTCGCGCTGCGCGATTTCAAAGCCGGCGAGCGGGTGGAATGGAACGGGGCAACCATTGAACTGCTCGAAAACATTCCCGTGAAGCACAAATTCAGCGAACGGGATTTTCAAGCCGGCGAAGAGATCATCATGTACGGCGTGCTGGTCGGCAAGGTCACCAAAAACATCTTCAAAGGCAGCCGCATTAGCCGGGAGAACGTCACCCACTCCGCCGGCGGCTTCCAGGTCGGCGAGCGCAATACAACCTGGCAACCCCCGGATGTTTCCCGGTTTAAAGGCAGGACGTTCAACGGATATCACCGGCAGGACGGCAAGGTAGGCACGATGAATTACTGGCTGGTCATACCTTTGGTTTTCTGTGAAAACCGCAACATACAGGTCATCCAGGACGCCATGCTGGAGCAACTGGGATATGCCTCCAGCCGGCAGTTTTCGGTGGAGACCGGGAAGCTCGTACAGCTCTACCAAAGCGGCGCCGGAGCGGAAGCCATCCTCGAAGCCGATATCATCCGCGATGCGGCCGAGATACAGCGCAACCGCCTGTTTCCCAATGTCGACGGCATCAAATTCCTGCGGCACGACGGCGGCTGCGGCGGCATCCGCCAGGATTCGGAAACGCTGTGCCGCTTGCTGGCCGGTTACATTACCCACTCCAACGTAGCAGGGGCGACCATCCTGAGCCTGGGCTGCCAGAATGCCCAGTTTCAACTCCTGGAGGAGGCCCTTCAGGCGATGGATCCGAACTTCAGCAAGCCCATGTACATCCTGGAACAACAGAAGAGCAATTCGGAGCGGGATTTCATAGCCGAGGCCGTCAAAAAGACCTTCGCCGGGCTGATGGAAGCCAATAAAACGGAGCGCAGCCCCGCCCCACTCAGCAAACTAAAGCTGGGGCTGGAATGCGGCGGCTCCGACGGCTTCTCCGGCATCTCCGCCAACCCGGCGCTGGGCTACACCTCCGACCTGCTGGTCGCCCTGGGCGGCACCGCCATCCTGTCGGAATTCCCGGAGCTGAACGGAGTAGAGCAAGAGCTGATCAACCGCTGTGTGGACGACGGCATCGCCGGCAAATTCGCCGGCATCATGCAGGCCTACGCCCAGCGGGCAGTAGACGTCGGCTCCGGCTTCGACATGAACCCTTCTCCCGGCAACATCAAAGACGGGCTGATCACGGACGCCATGAAATCGGCGGGCGCCGCCAAAAAGGGCGGCACGTCTCCGGTGGTGGATGTGCTGGACTATACCGAACAGGCTACCAAACCGGGGCTGAACCTGCTCTGCACGCCGGGCAATGACGTGGAAAGCACCACCGGCCTGGCCGGCTCCGGCGCCAACCTGATCGTTTTCACCACCGGCCTGGGCACGCCTACCGGCAACCCGGTTGCTCCGACCGTCAAAATGGCCAGCAACACCGTACTCGCCCAACGGATGCCCGACCTGATCGACATCAACGCCGGCACGGTCATTTCCGGCGAAGACACCATCGAAACCAAAGGCGAAGAACTGCTGGACTACCTCATTCGGGTGGCCAGCGGAGAAGCTACGCCTAATGCCGTTCGGCTGGGGCAGGATGATTTTATTCCCTGGAAACGGGGGATATCGCTTTAGTCGGCCTGAACCTGCCGGGTTTTCGGTAGAGCCCTGGCGTTGTTAACCCGGCAGCGTTTATCAGAGATGCGCCAGGGTAGGTGCCGGAAGGGTGCCGGCGAAAACCGTCTTCGACAAACACTGCCGGGTTAACGTAAAAGGAATACAGCTGAAACCCGGCAGGTTGAAGCATCTCGGATAAACCTGCAAAAAGAGAATGAGTAGATTTTTTTAGAATCGTCAACCATCCAAAAGTATGAATACCACTTTACAGCCTTTAAATAAACAAACAGCCGGCAAAGCTACCTTCCCCATCCGCATTCTCCAATTTGGCGAAGGCAACTTCCTGCGCGCCTTCGTCGACTGGATCATCCATCGGATGAATAAAAAACTCGATTTCCAGGGCGGCGTGGCTGTTGTGCAGCCCATCAACCGAGGGTTGATACCGCTGCTCAATGAACAGGACGGCTTGTATACGCTCTATCTGAAAGGAATCAGGGATGGCAAGGTGGTCAGCGAACACGAGCTGATTGAATGCATTCAGGAAGGCATCGACCCTTACCAGGATTACGATGCCTACTTAAAGCAGGCCCTCAACCCGGAGCTGCGTTTCATCATTTCCAACACCACCGAAGCCGGCATCGCTTTTAATGAAGCTGACAAGCTGGATGACAGGCCCCAGGAAAGCTTCCCCGGCAAGCTAGCGGTTTTTCTCTACCATCGCTTCCGGCATTTTACCGGCGACCGGAGCAAGGGCTGCATCATCATTCCGTGCGAATTGATCGACCGAAACGGCGACAAGCTAAAGGAAGTGCTTTTGCAATACGCCAAATTGTGGAAACTGGGCGCAGACTTTGAGCAATGGCTGGAGCAAGGCTGCATTTTTTGCAACACCCTGGTCGACCGCATCGTGCCCGGTTACCCCAAAGACCGGATCGAAGAGATTTGGCAGGAACTGGGCTACAAGGATCAGCTGGTTTGCGAAGGAGAGCAGTTCCACCTCTGGGTCATCGAAGCTCCCGAACGCGCCCACCAGGAGTTCCCGGCAGAAAAGGCGGGCCTCAATGTCCTGTTCACCGACAATATGGAACCCTACCGCACCCGCAAGGTGCGCATCCTGAACGGGGCCCATACCTCCATGGTGCCGGTCAGCTACCTCTACGGCATCGAAACGGTGCGGGAAGCGGTGGAACACCCGGTGCTGGGGCCATTCGTCCGGGAAGTTGTTTTCGAAGAGATCATTCCTACCCTGGACTTGCCGGCGGCAGAGCTGGAGCAATTTGCCAAAGACGTGCTGGACCGCTTCCGCAACCCCTTTATCAAGCACTACCTGATCTCCATTGCGCTGAATTCGGTGTCCAAGTTCAAGACTCGGGTACTACCCTCTTTGCTGGAATATGTCAACCGCAAAGGCAGCCTGCCCCGGCGCCTCGTCTTTTCCCTGGCCGCCCTGATCCGTTTTTACCAGGGAGAGGCCAATGGCAAAGCCATCCCGCTTCAGGATGACGACTGGGTGGTCGAATTTCTGGGCAACCAATGGGGCCGGCATGACAGAACGGAAGCCGGCATGGAAAAACTAGCGGAGGCGGTATTGCAATGGGAAGAAGCCTGGGGAGAAAACCTCAATACAGTGCCCGGACTTAAGGCTTTGCTGACGAAATACCTGTTTGCCATTGACAAAGACGGAATGGAAAAAGCCATCCAGGCAGCCGGGTTTATCCGTTAGCCGGAAGCGGGCAGATGCACAGGCCGCAGCGGCGGCCGAAACACTCCCCAGCGGGCCCGATGACATAACTGAAATCCGATTTTAAATCCACTCAATCCATGCAAAAATCAATCGCTATCATTTGTGGCGGCGGGCCGGCGCCCGGCATCAACACTGTGGTCAGCACCGTGGCCAAGGTTTTCCTGAAAGAAGGTTACCGGGTGCTGGGGGTACACTTTGGGTATGAAGGTTTATTTGCCGAAAACCCAAAGATCAAAGAGTTTGACTTTTTCCATGCCGACCGGATCTTTAGCCGGGGAGGTTCTACCCTGGTGATGAGCCGGTTTAAACCCAAGGATACCGATTTTAAGGTAGATTTCTTCGTAAAAAACAACGTAAAGCTGCTGGTTACGATTGGCGGGGACGACACCGCTTCGACGGCCAACCGGCTGGCCAAATTTCTAAAAAAAGAAGGGGTGGAGATTTCCAATATCCACGTTCCCAAAACCATTGACAACGACTTGCCCCTTCCCGGCAGAAACCCCACTTTCGGTTTCCACAGCGCCAAGGACGAAGGAGTGAGGATCGGAACCACCCTTTATGAAGATGCCCGGACGACGCACAGCTGGTTTGTCATGTCAGCCATGGGAAGGACGGCCGGACATCTGGCGTTCGGCATTGCGTCAGCTTGCCATTTCCCCATGATGATCATTCCGGAAATGTTCAACAAAACAACGCCCACCATGGAAAAGATCATCAACCTGATCGTTTCCTCCATGGTCAAGAGGAAAATCGAAGGAGTGGAATACGGCGTGGCGCTGATCAGCGAAGGAGTTTTCCACATTCTGTCGGAAGAAGAGATCAAAAATTGCGGCGTTACTTTTACCTATGACGCCCACGGACACCCCGAACTGGGCAATGTGAGTAAGGCCAATGTTTTTAATATCCTTCTGCAGGAAAAACTCAAAGCACTGGGACTGGACATCAAAAGCCGGCCCATGGACGCAGGCTATGAACTGCGTTGCTGCCGGCCGATCGGGTTCGACCTGACTCTGTGCACGCTTCTGGGCATTGGCGTAAAGGATCTTTATGACCAGGGCGTAAGCGGGTGCATCGTGAGCGCCGACGCCGAGGGAAACATTTCTCCCCTCTTCCTATCTGATTTTGAAAATTCGGAGGGCAAAATCCCGCCTCGCCTGGTGAATGTAGAATCGACTATTGCCAAGCTCTGCTTTAGGAACCTGGATTTTTTGGCCCCGAAAGACTTCGACAAAGCAAAAGCTTACCTGCCCGATCCTGCGGAATATGAATTCAACCGGCTATTGAACTGGTAAGGTTGTTCTAACTGTCGTCGGCAAATGTTTGAAACGAAGTAGCATTAGACATGGGGCAAAGAATGTATAAATTCGAAAAGGTTAGAAAATATGCTTGGCCTTCAGTTGTTCTCGCTATACTGATGGTATGGCAGTGCACGGCCTGTGCCCCCCCACCCTCTACAGAAGAATACACAGGCTGGCTGGTATATGCCGGTTCAAAAACGGGTATCCGGTATTCTTCGAATAAGGAGGTCAATACGGAAAATGTACAACAGCTGAAAGTAGCCTGGGTATACCGCACCGGCGATAGCGACCCCGACAACCGGTCGCAAATTCAGTGTAACCCCATCGTGGTGAATGGCGTGTTATACGGCACCTCTCCTCAGTCGAAGCTGTTTGCTTTAAATGCGGCCTCCGGCGAACTGCTGTGGGTGTTCGACCCTTTTACCGTGCCTGGGGTGATGAAAACGCCGGCGGCTACCTATCAGGTCAACCGGGGAGTGACCTACTGGCAGGATGAACGAGGAGTGGATAAACGGATACTGTATACGGCGGGCCCTCGCCTGTACAGCATTGATGCACAAAAAGGAACACTGGTCCAAAGCTTTGGCCAGGATGGCGCCATCGACCTGCGGGAAAGGCTGGATGTAGACCGCAGCCCTTCAGAAACATATGCGGTAGGTACCTCGCCAGGCATCATTTATCGGAATCTGATCATCATGGGCATGCGCGTATCGGAAGATGCGGGCGCGCTCCCCGGCCATATTCGCGCTTTTGATGTGCGCACCGGGGAACGCCGCTGGGTTTTTCACACCATCCCACACCCGGGAGAGTTGGGTTACGACAGTTGGGAGGACCCCGATGCCTGGAAAAAAATGGGCGGCGCCAACAACTGGGCGGGCATGGCCCTGGATGAACAGCGGGGCATTGTTTATGTCCCCACCGGTTCGGCATCTCCCGATTTTTGGGGAGGAGGGCGGAAAGGGCAGAACCTGTTCGCCAACAGCCTGATTGCTCTTGACGCGGCTACCGGTCAGTACATCTGGCACTACCAGGCCGTGCATCACGACCTGTGGGACCGCGACCTGCCTGCCAATCCCATACTTACTGCGGTTCGCCATAAGGGCCAGGCCATCGACGCTGTGGCTCAGATCACCAAACATGGCTATATATTCCTTTTTGACCGGGTAAGCGGAGAACCTTTATTTCCCATTGAGGAAAAGCCATTTCCTTCTTCTGACCTAGCAGGAGAAACCGCCTGGCCCACCCAGCCCATTCCCACGCTTCCCGAACCTTTTGCCCGCCAGCATTTCGGGCCGGAAGAGGTTACTGATCTTAACCCGGAAACCCACGCTTATATGTTGGAGCAATACCACCAAATCAAATACCGGGAGCCTTTCACCCCGCCGAGCAAGGCCGGCGTATGGATATTTCCCGGCTTTGACGGCGGCGGGGAGTGGGGTGGCGCTGCCGTAGATCCCGAAACCCAGGTGCTGTACGTCAATTCCAGCGAACTGCCCTGGTCTCTGACGATGATCGACCGGCCGGAGCAGCCCGCGAAGGCGGCTGTTCCGCTTAGCCCGGGCCAGGCTGTTTATCTTCAGCATTGCCTGGTTTGCCATGGGCCGGAGCGGAAAGGCTATGGAATTGCCTTCCCTTCGCTAGAGGAGCTGCATTTAAAGTACAAAGAGCCGGAAGTCAGGGCAATCCTGGAGAATGGAAGAAATATGATGCCGGCTTTTCCGCAGATTCCGGCGAATGAGAAAGAGGCCCTGCTGGCTTTCCTGCTGGAACAGGAACAAGACCGGCCTGTGCTTAGCGAGACAGTTGAAGCTCCCCAGCCTCCCAGCCCTCCGGCGAGTACAGTAGATCAGCCGCCCTATGTCATGACCGGTTACCACCGTTTCCTGGATAAGGATGGATATCCAGGGATAAAACCTCCCTGGGGAACCTTGAATGCTGTAAGCCTCAACAGCGGCAAGCTCCTGTGGAAGGTACCCCTTGGAGAATATCCGGAGTTAACGGCCAAAGGCTTTCCCATTACGGGCACGGAAAACTATGGAGGGCCGGCCGTGACTGCCGGCGGACTGGTGTTTATCGCCGCAACCAAAGACGAAAAAATCCGGGCTTTCAATAAAACCAACGGCAAAGTCCTTTGGGAAGCGCCTTTGCCGGCCGCCGGCTATGCTACTCCGTCAGTTTACAGCGTGAATGGCCGGCAATTTGTGGTAATCGCTTGCGGCGGAGGCAAGATCGGCAGTAAATCCGGAGATCAGTATGTGGCTTTTGCTTTGCCGAATTAGTAGTTTAAAAAAAAAAAATGAAAAGATACGCCTGGCACATCCTTTTAGCCCTGTTTGCTGGAGCCCTTACGGCAGATGCCCAGAACAAAGGGACAGACGAGCAAACCTTCCTGAAATTGTGGTACGCCCAACCGGCCGCAACCTGGGAAGAAGCCCTGCCCATCGGCAACGGCCGGCTCGGCGCTATGATCTACGGCACACCGGGAAAGGAGGAACTGCAATTGAATGAAGAGACCGTATGGGCCGGAGAGCCG
Coding sequences:
- a CDS encoding TRAP transporter small permease — translated: MRDRIDKILGNFLALLMGIMTLDVLWGVFTRYAMGSQASWTEELARFLLIWIGILGAAYAAGKNMHLSIDLLMPKLQEKGKKQLYRIISLLIIAFAFTVMVIGGIRLIYITQVLGQLSPALRIPMAVVYSVVPLSGILVIYYKASNMVGYDQLHQ
- a CDS encoding altronate dehydratase, with translation MKNKLLKVHPKDNVIVALRDFKAGERVEWNGATIELLENIPVKHKFSERDFQAGEEIIMYGVLVGKVTKNIFKGSRISRENVTHSAGGFQVGERNTTWQPPDVSRFKGRTFNGYHRQDGKVGTMNYWLVIPLVFCENRNIQVIQDAMLEQLGYASSRQFSVETGKLVQLYQSGAGAEAILEADIIRDAAEIQRNRLFPNVDGIKFLRHDGGCGGIRQDSETLCRLLAGYITHSNVAGATILSLGCQNAQFQLLEEALQAMDPNFSKPMYILEQQKSNSERDFIAEAVKKTFAGLMEANKTERSPAPLSKLKLGLECGGSDGFSGISANPALGYTSDLLVALGGTAILSEFPELNGVEQELINRCVDDGIAGKFAGIMQAYAQRAVDVGSGFDMNPSPGNIKDGLITDAMKSAGAAKKGGTSPVVDVLDYTEQATKPGLNLLCTPGNDVESTTGLAGSGANLIVFTTGLGTPTGNPVAPTVKMASNTVLAQRMPDLIDINAGTVISGEDTIETKGEELLDYLIRVASGEATPNAVRLGQDDFIPWKRGISL
- a CDS encoding TRAP transporter large permease subunit; translation: MEILILVLSFLILLSIGVPVAWSIGISSLLTMMVGIPAIPAFTTVTQRMATGLDSFALLAIPFFILAGQIMNRGGIARRLVKFAKTLVGSLPGGLAHVNIIAAMLFGAIAGSAVAAASAIGSFMTDEMEKEGYSREFAAAVNITSSTTGLTIPPSNILIVYSLASGGVSIAALFLAGYVPGILTGVFLMIVSAIWAKRKGFPAGKRSKLSEVFRSFLDAFPSLLLLVVVIGGIVAGIFTATEASAVAVLYCLVLTYLYKEVSMKDVPGIFLDSVGTTAIVMLLIGTSMSMSWIMAYEDIPQNITSILLSISDSKVVILLIINLTLLFVGIFMDMTPAVLIFTPIFLPVVTEMGMDPTHFGIIMVLNLCIGLCTPPVGSVLFVGVGIAGTTIEKVVRPLLPLFIAMIVALMLVTYIPGLSLWLPRAFGF
- a CDS encoding bifunctional 4-hydroxy-2-oxoglutarate aldolase/2-dehydro-3-deoxy-phosphogluconate aldolase; amino-acid sequence: MARFTRIQVAQAMAETGMVPLFYHSDVELGKKAIAACYRGGARLLEFTSRGDFAHEVFGELNKYCARELPEMIMGVGSVTDAAAASLYMQLGANFVVTPVLREDIALACNRRKVLWSPGCGSLAEIARAEELGCEIVKLFPGGTYGPGFVKDIKGPQPWTSVMPTGGVSPTLESLKAWFDAGVTCVGMGSKLISGDILKSGDFEMLEKRTRDALGIIRGLKG
- a CDS encoding 6-phosphofructokinase; translated protein: MQKSIAIICGGGPAPGINTVVSTVAKVFLKEGYRVLGVHFGYEGLFAENPKIKEFDFFHADRIFSRGGSTLVMSRFKPKDTDFKVDFFVKNNVKLLVTIGGDDTASTANRLAKFLKKEGVEISNIHVPKTIDNDLPLPGRNPTFGFHSAKDEGVRIGTTLYEDARTTHSWFVMSAMGRTAGHLAFGIASACHFPMMIIPEMFNKTTPTMEKIINLIVSSMVKRKIEGVEYGVALISEGVFHILSEEEIKNCGVTFTYDAHGHPELGNVSKANVFNILLQEKLKALGLDIKSRPMDAGYELRCCRPIGFDLTLCTLLGIGVKDLYDQGVSGCIVSADAEGNISPLFLSDFENSEGKIPPRLVNVESTIAKLCFRNLDFLAPKDFDKAKAYLPDPAEYEFNRLLNW
- a CDS encoding PQQ-binding-like beta-propeller repeat protein, whose product is MYKFEKVRKYAWPSVVLAILMVWQCTACAPPPSTEEYTGWLVYAGSKTGIRYSSNKEVNTENVQQLKVAWVYRTGDSDPDNRSQIQCNPIVVNGVLYGTSPQSKLFALNAASGELLWVFDPFTVPGVMKTPAATYQVNRGVTYWQDERGVDKRILYTAGPRLYSIDAQKGTLVQSFGQDGAIDLRERLDVDRSPSETYAVGTSPGIIYRNLIIMGMRVSEDAGALPGHIRAFDVRTGERRWVFHTIPHPGELGYDSWEDPDAWKKMGGANNWAGMALDEQRGIVYVPTGSASPDFWGGGRKGQNLFANSLIALDAATGQYIWHYQAVHHDLWDRDLPANPILTAVRHKGQAIDAVAQITKHGYIFLFDRVSGEPLFPIEEKPFPSSDLAGETAWPTQPIPTLPEPFARQHFGPEEVTDLNPETHAYMLEQYHQIKYREPFTPPSKAGVWIFPGFDGGGEWGGAAVDPETQVLYVNSSELPWSLTMIDRPEQPAKAAVPLSPGQAVYLQHCLVCHGPERKGYGIAFPSLEELHLKYKEPEVRAILENGRNMMPAFPQIPANEKEALLAFLLEQEQDRPVLSETVEAPQPPSPPASTVDQPPYVMTGYHRFLDKDGYPGIKPPWGTLNAVSLNSGKLLWKVPLGEYPELTAKGFPITGTENYGGPAVTAGGLVFIAATKDEKIRAFNKTNGKVLWEAPLPAAGYATPSVYSVNGRQFVVIACGGGKIGSKSGDQYVAFALPN
- a CDS encoding tagaturonate reductase, which codes for MNTTLQPLNKQTAGKATFPIRILQFGEGNFLRAFVDWIIHRMNKKLDFQGGVAVVQPINRGLIPLLNEQDGLYTLYLKGIRDGKVVSEHELIECIQEGIDPYQDYDAYLKQALNPELRFIISNTTEAGIAFNEADKLDDRPQESFPGKLAVFLYHRFRHFTGDRSKGCIIIPCELIDRNGDKLKEVLLQYAKLWKLGADFEQWLEQGCIFCNTLVDRIVPGYPKDRIEEIWQELGYKDQLVCEGEQFHLWVIEAPERAHQEFPAEKAGLNVLFTDNMEPYRTRKVRILNGAHTSMVPVSYLYGIETVREAVEHPVLGPFVREVVFEEIIPTLDLPAAELEQFAKDVLDRFRNPFIKHYLISIALNSVSKFKTRVLPSLLEYVNRKGSLPRRLVFSLAALIRFYQGEANGKAIPLQDDDWVVEFLGNQWGRHDRTEAGMEKLAEAVLQWEEAWGENLNTVPGLKALLTKYLFAIDKDGMEKAIQAAGFIR
- a CDS encoding TRAP transporter substrate-binding protein — protein: MHSKTSKLFILFVLSLAILSSCGKISKVKYLKLAHGLDNSHPVHKGMEYMAERVAEKSDGRLQIEIYPSQQLGTERQCLELLQIGSLAMTKVSAAVMENFAPNIQVLSLPYIFRDKEHGFKALDGEVGKKLLVQGEKYWLRGLTYFDAGQRSFYSKKPIRTPDDLQGMKIRVQESVTAINLVRALGGAPTPISWGELYTALQQGVVDGAENNPPSFFISRHYEVCKYYTLNEHTSVPDMLIIGTVAWNRLTPQEQEWLQEAAYEATIYQRKLWAEAEQHALDEVQKAGVEIIYPDKTLFAEKTRSILESYKDKPEMYQIIQEIQAVE